The stretch of DNA CGCCGGCAATGCTAGCGGATTCCTCTTAATATTACTATGATATTTCCTCTGAGTTACCACCATCCACCTCTTACCCTGATACTTTCTCTTAATATGACATACGAACGCTCAATACCTTTTAAAAGGAGAATATTCTTCTCTAGCCTCTGTCTTAATGCCTTATTTGCTTTTCCATCAAAGCAATCTTCCAGCACATCCTTGAGCTTTATATGTTCCTCTGAGAGGGATTCAATATGGTTGCAGCGCTCTAAATATTTCTTATAAAACTTCTCATCTGCTTCTAAATCGTCTTTGATACTTCTTTCCAACTCTTTCTTTTGCTTTCGTCTCTCTAGGAATTCATCAAATTCATCAAGTATTTCTACCATTCTATCATGCCTTCCACTAATGAATCAGAACCTCAGCCAACCAGCCAGCATTTCGTCAATATGCGCAAAGTCCTTCGCCATCTTGTTCATATTGTATGCGATTTCCCCAGTGTCAGATTGTGCATCCTTCAAGAATCCAATCAATTCGTCAAAGTAATCCATCTCAAATAACATCGGAACGCCTTTTGGGCCAGTCACAGTCAGATCCCGATAGATATCATCTACATCGGATCCATTCAGCTTATCGTATCTACCTGATCCAACTTGCCCTTTGAATTTACTCTTCGCATATTCCATCGCTGAGAGATAGTCATCCAAGAACTGCATCATCTCTTTTTTAGTCTTCGCAATCAGATCTTCGCTAGCTTCTACTTGTGCCGCATAGGATTTCATTAATTCGGTCTGAATAACGATGTGGAAATCTGAAACACCACTATTTTTTAAGAAGAGAGGTGATGTGGAGATAGCCGCGCGAAGTTTTTCATCAAATAATAAGTCTGATTTGTAGTAACCATCTTCATTATAAAGACTTACATCCGTATAGTTCTTTATACCATGAGATCCCAGCATGTCGGCCATTTGGTCACCTAAGCCATCTTTTCCAGCTGGATCTTCCATATAATAAAGGGAGCCGATTGTTTTGTCATGAAACATAGCAACTGCATCACTCGGGTAGGCATATGTAATAATCTTGTCCTTATAATCCCCCTGGCTGACGCGCTTCTGCTTATCTTCATCCAAAAGACCGTAAGCATCCGCTGCAGCAAAGGTCACTGCGTTGGAATCATACATCACGGCACAATATTGAGCCAGTCCCCCGCCAAGAGAATGCCCAGTAAAGGTTATATTCTCTGCACCATATTTCTCTATGTACTTTTTCACAGCTGCCTCCGCTTCAGTAAATTGGTTCTTATTCGTAAACGTGATTGTACCATTGGCATTCAGCTTTGCATTCCCCGTCTGCAACGCCGCATCCTGAGATGGTGTCGCTACATAAGCTGTGGTCCCATATTCCTTTTTGCTATAATTGGAATTACCACCGACTACGCCAAAGGCATCTTCGTAGACATCCTTAAGAAACCCTGAATAGTCTACCTTTCTATCAGATTCATAGATTATCGTATCTCCTTTCAGTGTTGCTTTATCTCCCGCTTCACTCATGATGGCATTTTTAGTGGGTTCGTCCAGACCTTTAAGTTCCACTTCTTTTGTGGTAGTTTTAGGAGGTTCAGTACCACGGAAGCTGATAACGATTTCCTTGGTTTGGGGGTTTTCTAGTACATAGCCGTATAAGCCTGTTTCTTTGTCTTCTATGATTTCAACTGTATTCCAATCGATAATTTCATTGGGTGTTTCACTTTGGAAGTTCTTTCTATTAGATTCATATGAATCATCAGAAATATGGCTTGCTTCAAAATCCGTTAACTTACGGGACATTTTAAAATCCTTTCTTGATATAATTTTACAGAAGAGGTGTTTATGTGAGAAAAAGTGTTTTGTTTATAACTGTTACTATTTTTTCCATTATACTATTAGGAGGTTGTGGAGTGAAGGATAATTACGATGAAGAAACTGTCACTAACGCCAAGGAGACTGCAAGAAGTTATGTTGAAAACAATTTCAAAGATATAGAAACTATAGAATTAAATGAACCTCGCGAATCACAAATGGGCAGTTTAAAGATAGACGGCACAGTTAATGGAGAATCAGAGTTCACAATTAGTTTTAATCAAGACTTTACAGTTGCTTCAATCAGTTTAGGTGAGGGATTTCCTGAAAGATTTGAAGAATGTAGCAAAAAGAGTTGTGATTACTAGAATCAGAATCCTTTTATCGATATATTAATCTCATTAACATCATCTATTCTATTATTATAGTGAGGTATTATGAAAAAATGTACATTTTCTATTAGTTTCTATATTTTCCATTATACTACTAGGAGGATGTAATGTGAACGGGAGTAATTCTGAGTTCGATGATGACACAATAACCAAAGCCCAGAATACAGCTAAAAATTATATAGAGAGCAATTTTGAAAATGTAAGCTCTATTGAAATGGACGAACCTTATACAGCTCCTATGGGTAGCATGACTATAGATAGAACAGTGAATGGTAATGCTGGTTTCTCAATAAAATTCAATAAAGATATAAGTGTAGCAGGAATCAGTACAAATGAAGGTTTTCCTGAATTTAAAGAAGAATGTAAGGAATCAAGTTGCGATTACTAGGGGATAAGAGAAAATATAAGTTGACAACTAATCTAAAATTAGACAGTTACTCACCAATAGCACCTATATTTTTTTATCCTGTACTATACCTTTTCATTATCTGATTCTTATAGAAGCATGCGTCTAAGAGAAATCAATGGTAGAATACTCGTTCCGTGATTCGAACGAATTAAAGAAAATTTAAAATGATAGGAATTCGCCTTTTAGTTGTATATTACATGAAACGAAACAAGAGGACGGGCACCTAATCTATTCTTCGCCTGCCTTTTACAGTTCATCTTACAGTGATTAAACAGACTAATTACCCATCATAGGGCAGTTAGTCTGTTTTGTTACTGTATACCATCCCCTTACCTCTAATTGATATACGCGTTCTTCCCCGCTCCCATACCAACAATCCAAAGTACTACAGCCACCGCAACCAATAATGCCAATGGCACTGTCCAGCTTGACGTAACATCATGCAGCAAACCAAATAACGTCGGCCCTACTGCCGCCAATAGATACCCGATAAACTGCGCCATACCTGATAATTCTGCGGATTCCTGAGCTGACTGTGTTCGCAAGACAAAAAACATCGTCGCGAGACTGAACACACCGCCTCCAGCTAATCCGAACAGCAATACACTGATGACACTGATCCATGTAATACCTGTCAACAACCCTGAGAAGCTCATAACGAAACACAAAGCTATGATGCTCACTATTCCCCTTTGTCCTGCAAAACGCCCTGCTAGGATCGGGAGTAGAAATGAAGTCGGCAAGCTGCAAAGCTGCATGAGAGCTAAGAGCCATCCAGATATTGATTCACTAAAGCCCTGGTTTTGCAATATAGTCGGAAGCCAGGTGATCATGATGTAAAACAATAGCGATTGTAATCCCATGAATCCTGTTACCTTCCAGGCAAGACCTGAGGACCATAGCTTCTTCCCTTTGTTAGGAAGGGAAATCGAGACTTTCACACGCTGGCGTAGCTGCGGTATCCAAGCAATCATTGTGACAAGCGTCAAAATCACCCAGACAGCGAGTGAACCATGCCACCCGCTGCCAAGCCCATTCGAAAGAGGAACACTGATTCCAGAAGCGAGCGCAGCCATCCCGTTCATGGTCATCGCATAAGCTCCAGTCATCACACCTACATTTTTAGGGAATTCCCGCTTGATCAAGCCCGGCAAAAGTACATTCCCCATCGCGATTCCGATTCCCGCTAAAGCAGTACCAACGAAAAGCATCCATACTGGGGTAAAAAACCGAAGTATAAGTCCAACAGCTATGATAATCAGACCAGTAAACAAAGTTCTTTCAATACCTGCACGCCTGGCAATTCTTGGCGCAACTAGCGCAAATACAGCAAAAGCAATCAATGGCAAAGTAGTCAGCATGCCTGTTGAAGCATTGCCAATACCTGTATCTGAACGAATGTTGTCTATTAAAGGACTTAACCCTGTTATCGGCGCACGCAAATTAGCACCGATAAGCAGAATACTTAAGACTAGTACGACCACCCCAACACGTGAGGCGTTCTGTTTTAATTGATTAGATTGTTCCATATGTCTTCTCCTTACTCTGTCCAGCACACTGGGAGAATTCCCAGCAAAGAAACACCATTTAGAGGTGTTTTCCATTCACTTTCATTATTTCCGCCAAAAAGTCGTACAGTCTGCCTTGTCTGTAATATTGAACTCTATCATTCTTTCTAATAATGAATAATCCACCGGCCCATCCCATTTGATACGAACCAGCTGCTTCGTATGATCATAGCCCGCCTGAACAATATCATCAGAAAAATGATCTATTCCCGCTTTTTCCGGTGCAACAGCCAAATGCTGTTTGGCGATGCTAAAGCCAATAATAAATGTGCCATGATCAGTAAACATCGGCTGATTCCAGGCAATTTTCGGCTCTAAGTTGGGATACTTCTCAGCTACCCAATTCAGAACTTCTTCTGTTCGTTCTTGATGCTGCGGGTTGTCAATTTGAGCTAGATAATCTGCGAATGCTTCCATTTCATTTTCTCCTTTTTAATTTTTTAGCAATCTATTCTTAAGATGATATACCTGTCTTTACTATCGCAACACAACCTACATTACTACTATAACCACAAGCGTATAAAAAGAGAAGTCGGCTTTTATTTATCCATGTGCTATAACTTATCAGCAACTCTGTAAGAGAAACTTAAATAAAATTACTTAAGAGACCGATAACACTGCATACCACACCCGCTTTCATGAAATTCCTGCCTTTTAAGTTGCGCTTTTTAATCTCTGAATGGGCAATATACGCAAATATCAAACCTGTTACACCTTGAATTGCTCCCTTACCAACAAGAATGATTCCTACAATTGATATAACTCCTAAGATAAAGGAAAAGACAGCTTCAAAACAGCATCCTTATTTTCCTAATCATTTCATTTCTGAACATTTATGTATACCAATCAAATCATTCCTAACAGCTTTATGCATTATTTGGTTATAATAATCATTAAAGGAATATTATCCCTCAATCAACATGATGCTGAGTAAAGCTTGAGACACTGATTTTTTGACCCAATGAAGGTAAAGGAAAGTGATTCAATGGAAATTTTATGGAGTTTTGTAGTGGATATTGTATCTTTTATCCTAGAGGCAATGATTCCCTCGAAGAAAAGAAGAAGATACAAAAAGAATGTAAGAACTCTTAAAAAACAAGACTGGTTCAGGAAGCTAGCCAAAAACCATGGACCTATGTTTTATAAGACTCTATCTATACGTGCAAAAATCACGGATTATAATGATAGCTTGAACCTCCAGGACTACAGACAGGAATTGGAACAAACCGCTAAACGTGAAATTAGCAGATGATTCCTATTCTGTATGCAAAAGCACCTTTCTGGAAGAAGGTGCATTCATTTGTCTTATAGTGAAAACTGTAAGATGACTCCTTGTAACACAATACTTATTCTCTTGGAAAGAAATTGCTTAGCATATGCATGAGATGAGGAAACCCTAATAATCAACCACGCATTATCTTTCCTTTACAGCGACAAGGATTCCCAACCCAATAAAACGACAAAAAATGGTAAAATCAATCTGTAATTATCTTAAATAAAGGAGCTTTGCAATATGGGACAAAATATCTCTGAGCACATAGATATTGCAGCTCAGCTGGATAATTGGTCCATCAGTATCCGGCTGGATAAGAAAGAAGCAGCTGCCAGTATCCACAATGAGTTAAAGAATTATATCCACGATTACGCCATCGATACTCTCATCACCTACCTGCTGCTAGAATGCCGCTATTATTTGATTCAAAGAGACTTTGTAAACAGCGCCAAATCAATTGATAATGCCAAAGCACACCAAGACCACTTCAATGATACCCACCGATACTACTTCCACTTAGCAGAAGGCATGCTGTTTTACGATGAGAAACATTACCAGGAAGCACTTCACTGCTTTGAGAAAGCTGAGAAGTATGTTAAGAAATTAGAAGATCCGGTAGAGATTGGGGAATTTC from Terribacillus sp. FSL K6-0262 encodes:
- a CDS encoding lipase family protein — protein: MSRKLTDFEASHISDDSYESNRKNFQSETPNEIIDWNTVEIIEDKETGLYGYVLENPQTKEIVISFRGTEPPKTTTKEVELKGLDEPTKNAIMSEAGDKATLKGDTIIYESDRKVDYSGFLKDVYEDAFGVVGGNSNYSKKEYGTTAYVATPSQDAALQTGNAKLNANGTITFTNKNQFTEAEAAVKKYIEKYGAENITFTGHSLGGGLAQYCAVMYDSNAVTFAAADAYGLLDEDKQKRVSQGDYKDKIITYAYPSDAVAMFHDKTIGSLYYMEDPAGKDGLGDQMADMLGSHGIKNYTDVSLYNEDGYYKSDLLFDEKLRAAISTSPLFLKNSGVSDFHIVIQTELMKSYAAQVEASEDLIAKTKKEMMQFLDDYLSAMEYAKSKFKGQVGSGRYDKLNGSDVDDIYRDLTVTGPKGVPMLFEMDYFDELIGFLKDAQSDTGEIAYNMNKMAKDFAHIDEMLAGWLRF
- a CDS encoding MFS transporter; this translates as MEQSNQLKQNASRVGVVVLVLSILLIGANLRAPITGLSPLIDNIRSDTGIGNASTGMLTTLPLIAFAVFALVAPRIARRAGIERTLFTGLIIIAVGLILRFFTPVWMLFVGTALAGIGIAMGNVLLPGLIKREFPKNVGVMTGAYAMTMNGMAALASGISVPLSNGLGSGWHGSLAVWVILTLVTMIAWIPQLRQRVKVSISLPNKGKKLWSSGLAWKVTGFMGLQSLLFYIMITWLPTILQNQGFSESISGWLLALMQLCSLPTSFLLPILAGRFAGQRGIVSIIALCFVMSFSGLLTGITWISVISVLLFGLAGGGVFSLATMFFVLRTQSAQESAELSGMAQFIGYLLAAVGPTLFGLLHDVTSSWTVPLALLVAVAVVLWIVGMGAGKNAYIN
- a CDS encoding iron chaperone encodes the protein MEAFADYLAQIDNPQHQERTEEVLNWVAEKYPNLEPKIAWNQPMFTDHGTFIIGFSIAKQHLAVAPEKAGIDHFSDDIVQAGYDHTKQLVRIKWDGPVDYSLLERMIEFNITDKADCTTFWRK